Part of the Zingiber officinale cultivar Zhangliang chromosome 8A, Zo_v1.1, whole genome shotgun sequence genome, ATGCCATTGCCTCCAAGAGGGAAAATGAGCAGAAGGGGATGGAGCGCCGAATAGTGAATCAATTAATGACTTGTATGGATCAATCACGGAAATTTCACAAGACACATAATACTAACTCAAAATCAGAAACTTTTGATTGGAAATCTGATTATGTTCTTGTTATTGGCACTACTAATAATCCTGATGATCTGGACTCTGCATTGAGAAGAACTGGACGATTTGATCGTGAGATTGCTTTAGGTGTCCCCGATGAAAATGCAAGGCTTGCAATTTTGTCTATTCTCACGCATAACCTATATCTTGATGGCCAATTGAATCTCTCTGAAATAGCTCGGCGCACATCAGGTTTTGTGGGGTCTGATTTGGTTTCATTGTGCAATGAAGCTGGTTTTATAGCAATAAATCATAATGTAGATGGAAGAAAAGTTCAACTTTCATTAGAAGGAAAAAGCATAGATGATTGGTGTGAAGAACGCCCTGACGTTGAAGAAATTAATAGTGTTAAGATTCGAATGTCAGACTTTAAGGTAAATTTGAAAACCGttaattttatcatattttatctttttccctagttttttggttttattctctttaaactcctagaaaattaccAACTCTGATGCTACTTTATCTGTTACTCCATTATCCATGATTTCATTTGTTTGTGTAACCATTGTCTTGTGTAAGTCCATATTGGTATATAAAtggctatatatattttttaattctaCTTGCTAGTCTGCTATATGTAATTATAGATCATTACTTTGTCAATGAGTTGTATGTGAAAGTTCAGTAAATCTATAGTTAACTTGTCATTTCATCTGCAAGTACACTTAAGGGGTGGAGATATGAAAAGGCGGTTTGGCAAATTAAGTTGTCTCCTTTGAGTGTGACCGCCGAATTAGATAATATTCATGCTGATTATGAATTATCACCGAATTCCCAGTCAAAGTTAGATTGGTCTTTGTTGGCCCTAATTCAATTCATCTGATCTCAATTAATGTTCAATCTAGGTTTACTAATTACTTGGGGAATGCCTTACAATATTGGACCTAGATCAATCCCAATGATTACTCAGATTGATTGGTTATGAGTCATTTTATCATTTATCTCCTCTTATTTCATTTCCATCATAATactgttttttgaatttttataaaatatatcaCATCTAAATTAACTGAATATATATAAGAACATAACATGAATAAGCTTTAGATATTAAATAGATTCATCTTTTTCTGAATATAGAGAAAATACTAATATGCCCTTAAATATTAACTAAATCCACCTTTTTCTGACCCCCTCCccccaaaaataaataaataaaagtcaCTTTTTAGAAGCTTACCTGTCATATTATTTTCTCTAAATTGACtaaatatatataagaatataggATGTATGAGCTTTTGATATTACATTTTTAAGAAGCTTATCTATATATCATAGTAAAtaagtttttatattattttatagtaTTATCGTCATCTTTCCTTATAGATAAGATTGCACAATCTCATAGTCTAGAATGTTAAATGCTGCTCCTTGTTTCTGGACCTATGATACTATTGATTTTAGTGCATTAGATGGATGTGATTAtagtgaaaaaagaaaaataactggGGATACACACATCTTAactatttatataaatttctaatatattatatatttcatTTTCATGGATGAGCCTTTTTAATGAATGTGTGTTTGTTCTCCTGCGAGGGAAATGTCATTGGGTTAAAGTTGCATGGAGCACGAGTTGTCTCCCTGCTAGATTGTTAAATAACCCATATACTCATCTAGGGATGGTCCTCAATTAAAACACAAAGCAAAAATTTAGAACTAAATTTAAGTAGTCATGTACAGATACAACAATGTGTATTCAGCACAAAGATACATTTAGCaaaacaagtaaaacaattaGCATGCTATTTATAATCAGGTCTTATTGGAGTTCAATCCAAACCAAGTATTTTGCAAGCAATAATCTGTTTTTGTTGTATTTTAGGTTTTTATAGTTGGTTTTTGTTCAATGAGAGTAACATTGATGACTATATTTAATATAGCTGATGTCTAATATTCTGTTCCTTTTATGTTACCCTTTTTTCAAATTGATTTATTTGTATGAAGACTAAGTGATTGTTTGAATTGTCCTACATTTTCAGCATGAGATTAGCAAATTGAATCTTAGCATtgtgtaaaaaaaaatcaaaattttgcaaTGTTGCAGTAGTGCTTTCAAACTTATTCTTTGCAATGTTGACTATTAAAATGTTTTTTGCAGGAATCACTGAAAATTGTTCAACCTTCTTCTATGAGAGAAGGATTTTCCCCAATACCAAACATTACATGGGATGATGTTGGTGGTCTttcttcattaaaaaaaatatttgagaagatTATAATTGATCGTATAAAATACCCTGAGGTTTATAAGGTAAGTTTTTCTCATTAGTTTTCTTGTAGTAATTTCCGTCTTGTGTATTTATAGAATATTCTTATTTTCTTCAACTTCTCCTATTGTATTATGTTTTTTCCATTCATGATTCTCTCATACTTTCAGAAAAATGGAGTCAAATTCGAGGATGGAATTTTATTGTATGGGCCTCCGGGTTGTGGTAAAACATTAATTGTCAAGGCAGTAGCAAATGTTGTCGGAGTCAATTTTATTTACATAGAGGTTTCCTCAGTCATGTTTTTGGGTAAATGCCCCTTGTTTTAAATGACTTTCAATGAGAATTtgattccttttatttttttatgttaggGTCCTGAATTACTAAACAAATACGTTGGTGAAAGTgagcggaaaataagaaaagtATTTCGTCGTGCTCAGGCGTGTTCTCCTTGTATAGTTTTCTTTGATGAGGTAAATGAGACATTATTTATTTGTAGAGATAGAAACTTCTCATAATTATTTGGTTTGGATTGTATGGTATTTTGTTCATTATATGTGAGAAAGCAGTGACACATTACTGAGCTCACCCTTTGACAGTTCTTTATATCGTATTTCAATATGAATAGATGTGAATACTCGAACAATACATGATGCTAGTAATTGTTGCCATATAAGAAAATGCTTGTTCTTATTCCTAAATTGGTTCATGAAAAATTcctattttcaaattttgttttcCAGAAAGTAAATTTTGAAGTTATCATTAGCTTTTTAATGCTGTTGAATTTATTAGAGATGAATGGTGTCAATTTTTAAAACTGTTTGTTAACTCCGATGCCTCAATCGATTGTGCCTATCATCTATCTCAGTTTTCGTCATGCATTTTTCTTGTCTGTAATTCCTTATTAGCTATTTGTTTGCAACCTTCATGCAAATGATGGATTTTGATAACTTATGCAATAGAAAAACTTCTCTTGAATTCAATCATTGGCTTAATCCATGTGGAGAAAACACTTTTAATCCATCTATATAAAATATAAACCAACCTTTTTACTAGTTCTCAACTGCTAGCCATTTTGGCTTGTCATTTGAATCCAAAGTTCAAATAGATCATCCAGCTAATGCTTGAAAGTTATTTAAGTGTCCATATCTTTGTGCCTGGTAACTCAATCTCCATCAGTAATTCCTAGAGCAGACAGTTTTTTACTTGCTATCATacagtttattttttaaaattttaatgaatgagTTCAGTATCTTTGATACTTTTACACTCAACAAGCTTTATGTTCTTCCAATAGATTGATGTTTTGGCACGTAAGCGCAAGGGAGAAAATTCACGAGTTGTTGAACAACAATTGGCCCAGGTTTAACTGTTAAATCCCTTTTAGTAGTCAGGAGTTGACATATGCAActtgttacttttttttttttgctcaatCACTTTGTCAATCATGTAGCTACTTCTTGAGCTAGATGGTGCTAAAGAGCGAAAAGATGTATTTGTTATTGCAGCAACAAACAGGTTTGATAATTCTAACCTCTCTTAATTTATAAGTTCTCATGTACATCTATGGAGTAAGATGTTAACCATTTCAGACCTGAGGCTGTGGATCCTGCTCTCCTAAGACCACGAAGGTTGGGCAAAGTTGTATATGTTTCATTGCCTAGTTTTGACGAACGACTACTAATATTGAAGGCACTTGCTCGAGAGATGCCTATTTCAGAAGATGTAGATTTGGTTGCTCTGGCAGAGGAATGTTCTAACTTCAGTGGTGCTGATCTAGCTTCTTTGGTATTTTTTTCCCTCTCCCttaggtttagtttttttttgcttcttttgATGCTGCCATTGTTTGCTGAATGCACttgtaattttgaaagaaaagCTGATCACTTCTTAACAAGGCCACATATAACTAACTTATCCTATTAAGTTTTTGTGTCTAGTCTTGTTCTGTGCTTAATCACTGCATTTTTCAGGGGAATGTGCAGATTATTTAATTTGGACGATTAAGACCTCTAGTATATGCACCAATCCACAAACTTTAGGCTATTTCATTTGCATTTGATTACACTTCAACCTTATTTATACTCTTATTCACCAGATGAGCGAAGCTGCCACGGCTCTTTCAACAGAGGAGATTGATTGCATAAAACAGGGTATTGAGATTACACAACAAAGTGGCATTAAGCCATTGCACTTTAGGCAAGTTCTGCAGACAATCAAGCCATCCGTCTCTGAGAAGGTAATCTTAGAATTTTTGCTTCAAGTAATtctaataatttccttttcaAGTTGGGCAGAAGCCCTGTGCTTTGGACTACTTATTCTCATGTTTGTAGGCTTGTAGCAATCTCTCAATCTAATGTTTGCCCACTGCAAACCCTTAGCCATTATTCTTGCCTTGAATGATTTGCACATTATGGTTGTTGTTTTTGTTTATATTCAATTGTCTtatttcattttgaaaatctttcttttaGAATTGCAATTGAGATTTAGGTACTGAAAACACATGTGGATTCTCATTCTTTCATTAGTTTCATGACTAACATGCTTGTTATTTTTTCACTAAATATTTGAATATTTGTTCTCTAAAAACCACATGCTAAGCAGAGTGTAACTTGTCCATTTTGAATTCATTTTGTATGCAGACTTTTTTATATTGTGAATATACTAATTAACATCTATTAAACTGCAAATGCATATATTAGTACCTTTCATAGCAATACTAAATTTTTAGAATGAGTGGCTAGTCAATTAACTTTTTCAAACCGTCCATATGTTTAAATTTTGCATGAT contains:
- the LOC122008848 gene encoding cell division control protein 48 homolog C-like isoform X4, translated to MGKRGRWDFGRSFAGILRDRIASSGINFEEVVDVDALIANLRSSNRDYARLKAQPFARAVRRTLASLSCKPAAAAAAREDNDIEDAGIDPASPGISRSALGRGDSVDSRLLRSETDETVSDAQVEPEFDLMKSMLRDGYGKKSNSSKKDELESSCEEELDLEVEMEKPRKMRKVQKAIGRSGPGNEAEISIEKENTGGGGILDCVMEQGPRFCDLGGMKEIIEEMKLKVLYPLLVPELVQNLGIKPITGILLHGPPGCGKSTLAYAIANEAKLPFHKIDATQIVSGITGASEENIRDLFCKARRTAPSIILIEEIDAIASKRENEQKGMERRIVNQLMTCMDQSRKFHKTHNTNSKSETFDWKSDYVLVIGTTNNPDDLDSALRRTGRFDREIALGVPDENARLAILSILTHNLYLDGQLNLSEIARRTSGFVGSDLVSLCNEAGFIAINHNVDGRKVQLSLEGKSIDDWCEERPDVEEINSVKIRMSDFKESLKIVQPSSMREGFSPIPNITWDDVGGLSSLKKIFEKIIIDRIKYPEVYKKNGVKFEDGILLYGPPGCGKTLIVKAVANVVGVNFIYIEGPELLNKYVGESERKIRKVFRRAQACSPCIVFFDEIDVLARKRKGENSRVVEQQLAQLLLELDGAKERKDVFVIAATNRPEAVDPALLRPRRRCRFGCSGRGMF
- the LOC122008848 gene encoding cell division control protein 48 homolog C-like isoform X3 is translated as MGKRGRWDFGRSFAGILRDRIASSGINFEEVVDVDALIANLRSSNRDYARLKAQPFARAVRRTLASLSCKPAAAAAAREDNDIEDAGIDPASPGISRSALGRGDSVDSRLLRSETDETVSDAQVEPEFDLMKSMLRDGYGKKSNSSKKDELESSCEEELDLEVEMEKPRKMRKVQKAIGRSGPGNEAEISIEKENTGGGGILDCVMEQGPRFCDLGGMKEIIEEMKLKVLYPLLVPELVQNLGIKPITGILLHGPPGCGKSTLAYAIANEAKLPFHKIDATQIVSGITGASEENIRDLFCKARRTAPSIILIEEIDAIASKRENEQKGMERRIVNQLMTCMDQSRKFHKTHNTNSKSETFDWKSDYVLVIGTTNNPDDLDSALRRTGRFDREIALGVPDENARLAILSILTHNLYLDGQLNLSEIARRTSDGRKVQLSLEGKSIDDWCEERPDVEEINSVKIRMSDFKESLKIVQPSSMREGFSPIPNITWDDVGGLSSLKKIFEKIIIDRIKYPEVYKKNGVKFEDGILLYGPPGCGKTLIVKAVANVVGVNFIYIEGPELLNKYVGESERKIRKVFRRAQACSPCIVFFDEIDVLARKRKGENSRVVEQQLAQLLLELDGAKERKDVFVIAATNRPEAVDPALLRPRRLGKVVYVSLPSFDERLLILKALAREMPISEDVDLVALAEECSNFSGADLASLMSEAATALSTEEIDCIKQGIEITQQSGIKPLHFRQVLQTIKPSVSEKVILEFLLQVILIISFSSWAEALCFGLLILMFVGL
- the LOC122008848 gene encoding cell division control protein 48 homolog C-like isoform X1; its protein translation is MGKRGRWDFGRSFAGILRDRIASSGINFEEVVDVDALIANLRSSNRDYARLKAQPFARAVRRTLASLSCKPAAAAAAREDNDIEDAGIDPASPGISRSALGRGDSVDSRLLRSETDETVSDAQVEPEFDLMKSMLRDGYGKKSNSSKKDELESSCEEELDLEVEMEKPRKMRKVQKAIGRSGPGNEAEISIEKENTGGGGILDCVMEQGPRFCDLGGMKEIIEEMKLKVLYPLLVPELVQNLGIKPITGILLHGPPGCGKSTLAYAIANEAKLPFHKIDATQIVSGITGASEENIRDLFCKARRTAPSIILIEEIDAIASKRENEQKGMERRIVNQLMTCMDQSRKFHKTHNTNSKSETFDWKSDYVLVIGTTNNPDDLDSALRRTGRFDREIALGVPDENARLAILSILTHNLYLDGQLNLSEIARRTSGFVGSDLVSLCNEAGFIAINHNVDGRKVQLSLEGKSIDDWCEERPDVEEINSVKIRMSDFKESLKIVQPSSMREGFSPIPNITWDDVGGLSSLKKIFEKIIIDRIKYPEVYKKNGVKFEDGILLYGPPGCGKTLIVKAVANVVGVNFIYIEGPELLNKYVGESERKIRKVFRRAQACSPCIVFFDEIDVLARKRKGENSRVVEQQLAQLLLELDGAKERKDVFVIAATNRPEAVDPALLRPRRLGKVVYVSLPSFDERLLILKALAREMPISEDVDLVALAEECSNFSGADLASLMSEAATALSTEEIDCIKQGIEITQQSGIKPLHFRQVLQTIKPSVSEKVILEFLLQVILIISFSSWAEALCFGLLILMFVGL
- the LOC122008848 gene encoding cell division control protein 48 homolog C-like isoform X2, which gives rise to MGKRGRWDFGRSFAGILRDRIASSGINFEEVVDVDALIANLRSSNRDYARLKAQPFARAVRRTLASLSCKPAAAAAAREDNDIEDAGIDPASPGISRSALGRGDSVDSRLLRSETDETVSDAQVEPEFDLMKSMLRDGYGKKSNSSKKDELESSCEEELDLEVEMEKPRKMRKVQKAIGRSGPGNEAEISIEKENTGGGGILDCVMEQGPRFCDLGGMKEIIEEMKLKVLYPLLVPELVQNLGIKPITGILLHGPPGCGKSTLAYAIANEAKLPFHKIDATQIVSGITGASEENIRDLFCKARRTAPSIILIEEIDAIASKRENEQKGMERRIVNQLMTCMDQSRKFHKTHNTNSKSETFDWKSDYVLVIGTTNNPDDLDSALRRTGRFDREIALGVPDENARLAILSILTHNLYLDGQLNLSEIARRTSGFVGSDLVSLCNEAGFIAINHNVDGRKVQLSLEGKSIDDWCEERPDVEEINSVKIRMSDFKESLKIVQPSSMREGFSPIPNITWDDVGGLSSLKKIFEKIIIDRIKYPEVYKKNGVKFEDGILLYGPPGCGKTLIVKAVANVVGVNFIYIEGPELLNKYVGESERKIRKVFRRAQACSPCIVFFDEIDVLARKRKGENSRVVEQQLAQLLLELDGAKERKDVFVIAATNRPEAVDPALLRPRRLGKVVYVSLPSFDERLLILKALAREMPISEDVDLVALAEECSNFSGADLASLMSEAATALSTEEIDCIKQGIEITQQSGIKPLHFRQVLQTIKPSVSEKERKYYERLSKNFKIR